One region of Flavobacterium sp. GSB-24 genomic DNA includes:
- a CDS encoding inositol oxygenase family protein: protein MKKHIDTDNPLNNLDEWEDDLLLRYPDPSESTPEKQKEEFRNYVDSERVETVKEFYRINHTYQTYDFVCSKEQDFLQFNRKEMSIWEAVEFLNTLVDDSDPDIDLDQTQHLLQTSEAIRADGHPDWFVLTGFIHDLGKVLCLFGEPQWAVVGDTFPVGCAYSDKIVYSEFFKENPDYTDERFNTKFGVYTENCGLDNVKMSWGHDEYLYQIMKDYLPDPALYMIRYHSFYSQHKENAYAHLMNEKDIEMFDWVRKFNPYDLYTKAPVKPDVKALLPYYKELVAKYLPEKLKF from the coding sequence ATGAAAAAGCATATAGACACAGATAATCCGTTGAATAATTTAGATGAATGGGAAGATGATTTGTTGCTGCGATATCCTGATCCTTCAGAAAGTACACCAGAAAAACAAAAAGAAGAATTTAGAAATTACGTCGATTCGGAAAGAGTAGAAACGGTTAAGGAGTTTTATAGAATAAACCATACTTATCAGACTTATGATTTTGTATGCAGTAAAGAACAGGATTTTCTGCAGTTTAATAGAAAAGAAATGTCAATCTGGGAAGCTGTTGAGTTTTTAAACACACTTGTAGATGACAGCGACCCAGATATTGACTTAGACCAGACACAACATCTTTTACAGACTTCTGAAGCCATTCGAGCAGACGGACATCCAGATTGGTTTGTATTGACAGGATTTATTCACGATTTGGGTAAAGTTTTATGTCTTTTTGGAGAACCGCAGTGGGCGGTTGTGGGCGATACATTTCCAGTGGGCTGTGCTTATTCGGATAAGATTGTTTATTCGGAGTTTTTTAAAGAAAATCCAGATTATACCGACGAAAGATTCAATACCAAATTTGGTGTATACACAGAAAACTGCGGACTGGATAATGTAAAAATGAGCTGGGGACATGATGAATATCTGTACCAGATTATGAAAGATTATCTTCCAGATCCAGCTTTGTATATGATTCGCTATCATTCGTTTTATTCACAGCATAAAGAAAATGCTTATGCTCATTTGATGAATGAAAAAGACATCGAAATGTTTGACTGGGTAAGAAAGTTCAATCCCTATGATTTATATACCAAAGCACCTGTTAAGCCAGACGTAAAAGCACTACTTCCATATTATAAAGAATTAGTGGCTAAATATTTACCTGAGAAATTGAAGTTCTAG
- a CDS encoding two-component regulator propeller domain-containing protein, protein MKQQSLVAVLFFTIFYHSYSQNIKFAHYNDNNGLSHNSVRHIVQDKKGFMWFGTFSGLNRFDGYQFKNYMSSTPGKNKLYNDDITALELDEQSNHLWIGTRKGLTLFKMDTHVFTTFFHKNEDPNSLPDDEVRSVYVDKFKRVWVGTKTKGVYLFFLKENRFEKIKLKGFDYVKEIFEDKKGNVWIGSYEKASVAKITMDAKGAIVKINNYTLSVPNSNIKNPYLNFIYEDGKSDIFVGTREGLYKLDRATDQFVNLYIENKQIRGALGPYFLSVARAPDGKYWVGTLGGLLVCNQLEDIQKGNYKWYYSILSDDTSLVDNLISALYFDASGVLWIGTEDGLDKYDPYENQFTLNKDISRSIGNQAPRIRGFAKTYDEKVIVATYHNGLFISNTKGSTPLHNTGKDIASIYSDDGKIFYCGLWDGNILVYNYSTNSSREIKAGFDKSPVFAFRKITDDLIIVGSFGEGAVILNTNTLLVQTSSKLLPDFQINAIERDAKNNVWFATETGVVKYNINSGKIETYSSLFIKEKGVPHDENVSDILVDAKGKIWASTRFGLCLYNPKNNQFEPVKNLKELSGKWITDILSDANGNLWLNINNNNIAFVKSNLKDISIYHVNSGNRLDVFSSSGFFYFNNSNIFLGGKNGIISFSPPEMKRNKWSPLPVISEFKIQNEEVFPEMEINGEIPLSKDLNYGKEIELTHKNRNFSIQFSAPSFANEKLNKFQYMLEGFDKHWITANSTSRIVQYTNLYPGNYVFKIRASNSDGYWSKSVSYKIKILPPFWLTPTSFLLFLALLFGVFYFIRKEIKNRIRLKQELLTEKVNREHDIKLNNEKLRFFTNISHELRTPLTLILGPAKQLLDESSNATDYEKSRYNLIYQNASRLLNLVNQVLDFRKAQSGELKLKVTQTDILAYSKNIFDSFKEMAYNKKIKLNFITEDEEINGWLDNDKYDKILYNLLSNALKFTNKNGNVDFYVRLKDSVEDILVIEVTDDGIGIPLKSQDKIFKRFYQATNSKANNTGSGIGLSLVKSLVAIHKGTISVESTPSKGSTFKVEIPIDRASYEHKEVFEYALKNDNLSMLIPEKAAKKIIQNTELKEKILVIEDNSELRKYLVDYLSDYYKVYDAENGEEGLRICRQIKPILCVTDVMMPVMDGLEFCRQLKNDEFISHIPVVMLTALSENMDKVKGYDMGADGYLVKPFEPLLLKTMIENMIKSRLELKQKFSGEVEGKISMLTHSPIDEEFMEKVTKLINDNLSEVDLSTEFLCDKLGVSSSKLYRKIKELTDLAPNEFIRTIRLKKSAELLKTKKYNVSEVTNLVGFNDPLYFSRCFKKQFGFPPSKIIN, encoded by the coding sequence ATGAAACAGCAATCCCTTGTAGCAGTCTTGTTTTTTACCATTTTTTATCATTCTTATTCACAGAATATAAAATTTGCGCATTATAATGACAATAACGGATTGTCTCATAATTCGGTGCGCCATATTGTACAGGATAAGAAAGGTTTCATGTGGTTTGGAACGTTTTCAGGATTAAATCGTTTTGACGGTTACCAGTTCAAAAACTATATGAGTTCTACCCCTGGAAAGAATAAACTATACAACGATGACATAACAGCTTTGGAGCTGGATGAACAATCCAACCATTTATGGATTGGTACCAGAAAAGGATTGACTCTTTTCAAAATGGATACACATGTTTTTACCACTTTTTTTCATAAAAATGAAGATCCAAATAGTCTGCCCGACGACGAGGTGCGATCTGTTTATGTCGATAAATTTAAAAGAGTCTGGGTTGGTACTAAAACAAAAGGAGTATATCTGTTTTTTCTCAAAGAGAACCGATTTGAAAAAATTAAGCTTAAAGGTTTTGATTACGTAAAAGAAATTTTTGAAGACAAAAAGGGCAATGTCTGGATAGGAAGTTATGAAAAAGCATCGGTAGCAAAAATTACTATGGATGCAAAAGGAGCGATAGTAAAGATTAACAATTACACGCTATCTGTTCCAAATTCAAACATAAAAAATCCGTATCTTAATTTTATTTACGAGGATGGCAAATCGGATATTTTTGTTGGAACCCGTGAAGGATTATACAAGCTCGATCGAGCCACCGACCAGTTTGTAAATTTATATATAGAAAACAAACAAATTAGAGGCGCTTTAGGTCCGTATTTTTTATCAGTAGCCCGCGCTCCAGACGGAAAATATTGGGTAGGAACTTTGGGAGGATTATTGGTTTGTAATCAATTAGAAGACATTCAGAAAGGAAATTACAAATGGTATTATTCTATTTTATCAGATGATACTTCACTTGTAGATAATTTAATTTCAGCCCTTTATTTTGATGCATCTGGAGTTTTGTGGATTGGAACAGAAGATGGATTGGATAAGTATGATCCTTATGAAAATCAGTTCACTTTAAATAAAGATATATCACGTTCTATTGGCAATCAGGCACCTCGCATTAGGGGTTTTGCTAAAACTTATGACGAAAAAGTGATTGTGGCAACCTATCACAACGGACTTTTTATTTCTAATACAAAGGGCTCAACTCCTTTGCACAATACCGGAAAAGACATTGCCAGTATTTATTCTGATGATGGAAAAATATTTTATTGCGGTCTTTGGGATGGTAATATTTTAGTTTACAATTACAGCACAAATTCTTCGAGAGAAATAAAAGCTGGATTTGATAAATCGCCTGTTTTTGCTTTTAGAAAAATTACAGATGATTTGATCATAGTGGGTTCTTTTGGTGAAGGCGCAGTGATTTTAAATACCAATACGCTTCTAGTACAAACTTCTAGTAAACTTTTGCCAGATTTTCAGATTAATGCCATTGAAAGAGATGCCAAAAACAATGTTTGGTTTGCCACCGAAACAGGAGTGGTAAAATACAATATCAATTCAGGAAAAATAGAAACCTATTCATCCCTTTTTATCAAAGAAAAAGGAGTGCCGCACGATGAAAATGTCAGCGATATTTTAGTAGATGCAAAAGGAAAAATCTGGGCGTCAACACGTTTTGGATTATGTTTATACAATCCGAAAAATAATCAATTTGAGCCTGTAAAAAATCTAAAAGAACTTTCAGGCAAATGGATTACCGATATTTTATCTGATGCCAACGGAAATTTGTGGCTGAACATCAATAATAATAACATTGCTTTTGTTAAATCTAATTTAAAAGATATTAGTATTTATCACGTAAACAGCGGTAACAGACTAGACGTTTTTAGTTCTAGCGGTTTTTTTTACTTTAATAATTCTAATATTTTCCTTGGAGGTAAAAACGGAATTATTTCTTTTTCACCGCCAGAAATGAAAAGAAATAAATGGTCGCCGTTACCTGTCATATCCGAATTTAAAATTCAAAATGAGGAAGTATTTCCAGAAATGGAGATCAATGGAGAAATTCCGCTTTCAAAAGATTTGAATTATGGAAAAGAAATAGAACTTACCCATAAAAACCGCAATTTTTCGATTCAGTTTTCTGCTCCTTCATTTGCAAATGAAAAGCTGAATAAATTTCAATACATGCTGGAAGGTTTTGATAAACATTGGATTACGGCAAACAGTACTTCTAGAATAGTCCAGTATACCAACCTTTATCCAGGAAATTATGTCTTTAAAATAAGAGCAAGCAACAGTGACGGATATTGGAGTAAATCGGTTTCATATAAAATAAAAATCCTGCCTCCTTTCTGGCTTACGCCGACTTCTTTTTTACTGTTTTTAGCACTTTTATTTGGTGTTTTTTATTTCATCAGAAAAGAAATTAAAAACCGAATTCGTTTAAAGCAAGAATTGCTTACTGAAAAAGTAAACAGGGAGCACGACATTAAACTGAACAATGAGAAGTTACGCTTCTTTACCAATATTTCGCATGAATTAAGAACCCCGTTAACGCTTATTTTAGGTCCGGCAAAACAGCTTTTGGACGAAAGCAGCAATGCTACCGATTATGAAAAAAGCAGATACAATCTGATTTATCAAAATGCCAGCAGATTGCTGAATTTAGTAAATCAAGTATTAGATTTTAGAAAAGCACAATCTGGTGAATTAAAATTAAAGGTAACTCAAACGGATATTCTTGCTTATTCGAAAAATATATTCGATTCGTTTAAGGAAATGGCTTATAATAAAAAGATTAAGCTCAATTTTATTACTGAAGATGAGGAAATAAATGGCTGGCTGGACAATGATAAATACGATAAAATTCTTTACAATCTGTTGTCGAATGCCTTAAAGTTTACTAATAAGAACGGAAACGTAGATTTTTACGTCAGGCTGAAAGATAGTGTTGAAGATATTTTAGTAATCGAAGTAACGGATGACGGAATAGGAATTCCATTAAAGAGTCAGGATAAAATTTTTAAACGTTTTTATCAGGCAACAAACAGTAAAGCCAATAATACAGGATCTGGTATTGGTTTGTCGCTGGTAAAATCTTTAGTAGCAATTCATAAAGGAACCATTTCTGTAGAAAGCACACCAAGTAAGGGAAGTACGTTTAAGGTTGAAATTCCAATTGACAGAGCATCTTATGAACATAAAGAAGTTTTTGAATATGCGCTGAAAAATGATAATCTGAGTATGCTTATTCCAGAAAAAGCGGCTAAGAAAATCATTCAGAACACGGAACTTAAAGAGAAAATATTGGTAATTGAAGATAACAGTGAACTCAGAAAATATCTGGTTGACTATTTGTCTGATTATTACAAAGTTTATGATGCAGAAAATGGTGAAGAAGGTTTGAGAATCTGCAGACAAATTAAACCCATTTTATGCGTTACCGATGTTATGATGCCCGTGATGGATGGACTTGAATTTTGCCGACAACTTAAAAACGATGAGTTTATTAGCCATATTCCGGTGGTAATGCTTACCGCCCTTTCTGAAAACATGGATAAAGTTAAAGGGTACGACATGGGTGCAGACGGCTATTTGGTTAAACCCTTTGAGCCATTACTGCTAAAAACAATGATTGAAAACATGATTAAATCAAGGCTGGAGCTTAAACAGAAATTCTCTGGAGAAGTAGAAGGAAAAATCAGCATGCTGACTCACTCTCCAATTGACGAAGAATTTATGGAAAAAGTCACCAAACTAATCAATGATAATTTAAGCGAAGTAGATCTTTCCACAGAATTTCTATGCGATAAACTGGGAGTTAGTTCTTCAAAATTGTACAGGAAAATTAAAGAACTGACTGATTTGGCACCAAACGAATTCATCAGAACCATTCGTTTAAAAAAATCAGCAGAACTGCTTAAAACTAAAAAGTATAATGTTTCAGAGGTCACTAATTTGGTTGGTTTTAATGATCCACTATATTTTAGCCGTTGTTTCAAAAAACAGTTTGGTTTTCCGCCTAGTAAAATAATCAATTAG
- a CDS encoding metallophosphoesterase, with protein MFRISAIVVLLLFLYSCKSQKVSKKEVQIAFIADVHLQDIFAKFEDNDYQGIKNPITGEYANIRTMNSQLHSTRIFNENYFAFLEALNNIVKRGIKQVVLPGDFSDDGQPVHVRGLRKILNEYSQKYGLSFWVTTGNHDVVRPFSQDAVKTDFLGKDGKEQIISSSKENVNKNKSELEPIITSDIKNWGYKETIHEMRDFGFFPKKTDLYWETPFSNYTYDQYNFEEAQKESSLEKRTYVIKNTSLFLTDASYVVEPIKGIWLLAIDANAYVPNEKLSGKPDNPQDFSGANTGYNNVLIYKSHLLNWVKKVSAEAKQRGKILIAFSHYPMVDFNDNASPELKQLFGANKMQLQRVPDEEVAQQFADAGIQIHFGGHMHINDTGVRTSAKGNTLFNIQTPSLAAYMPAYKILTIHSDSEFEVETIVIGKVHKFNSLFPFYEEEYAHLQNTKNDHIWNKEILKADDYKEFTNWHLKELVRLRFLPEDFPEDFLKSIINISGKDLVEINKNTSEIAKDLKSNSLSISDFESWTGFDMIFDFYRLKNAGELAVSQIGKKRLKQYELVCIQLKKSNNPKLVLWAEIFLKTMNGEPSDHFKIDLENNKIDNLSVK; from the coding sequence ATGTTTAGAATATCGGCTATAGTAGTACTATTACTTTTTTTATATTCCTGCAAATCGCAAAAGGTCTCTAAAAAAGAAGTTCAAATCGCTTTTATAGCCGATGTTCATTTACAAGATATTTTTGCAAAATTTGAGGATAACGATTATCAAGGAATCAAAAATCCGATTACTGGCGAATATGCCAATATCAGAACAATGAATTCTCAGCTGCATTCTACCAGAATTTTCAATGAAAATTATTTTGCCTTTTTAGAGGCCTTGAATAATATTGTAAAAAGAGGTATCAAACAAGTTGTGCTTCCAGGCGATTTTAGCGATGACGGACAACCCGTTCATGTGCGCGGATTGAGAAAAATACTTAATGAATATTCTCAAAAGTATGGTTTATCTTTTTGGGTAACCACAGGAAATCATGATGTTGTAAGGCCATTTTCGCAAGATGCAGTAAAAACTGATTTTCTGGGTAAAGATGGAAAAGAGCAGATTATAAGCAGTTCTAAAGAAAATGTCAACAAAAATAAAAGTGAATTAGAACCTATTATTACTTCTGATATAAAAAATTGGGGCTATAAAGAAACCATTCACGAAATGCGTGATTTTGGTTTTTTTCCGAAAAAAACAGATTTGTATTGGGAAACGCCTTTTTCAAATTATACGTATGACCAATATAATTTTGAAGAAGCGCAAAAAGAATCTTCTTTAGAAAAAAGAACGTATGTAATTAAAAATACCAGTTTGTTTCTTACAGATGCCAGTTATGTAGTTGAACCTATTAAGGGAATCTGGCTTTTGGCGATAGATGCCAACGCTTATGTTCCGAATGAGAAATTATCAGGAAAACCAGATAATCCGCAAGATTTTTCAGGAGCCAATACAGGTTACAATAACGTTCTGATTTATAAAAGCCATTTGTTAAACTGGGTAAAAAAAGTTTCAGCAGAAGCGAAACAAAGAGGAAAAATACTGATTGCTTTCAGTCATTACCCGATGGTAGATTTTAACGACAACGCATCGCCTGAATTAAAACAGCTTTTTGGTGCCAATAAAATGCAATTACAAAGAGTTCCAGATGAAGAAGTAGCACAGCAATTTGCAGATGCTGGAATTCAGATTCATTTTGGCGGCCATATGCATATTAACGATACAGGAGTAAGAACTTCTGCAAAGGGGAATACTTTGTTTAATATTCAAACACCTTCATTAGCTGCCTATATGCCGGCTTATAAAATATTGACCATTCATTCTGATTCTGAGTTTGAAGTTGAAACAATTGTCATTGGCAAAGTCCATAAATTCAATAGTTTATTTCCTTTTTACGAAGAAGAATATGCTCATTTGCAAAACACTAAAAATGATCATATTTGGAATAAAGAAATTTTAAAAGCTGACGATTATAAAGAATTTACAAATTGGCATTTAAAAGAATTGGTGCGTTTAAGATTTCTGCCAGAAGATTTTCCAGAAGATTTTCTAAAATCAATTATAAATATTTCAGGCAAAGATTTAGTAGAAATAAATAAAAACACATCAGAGATTGCCAAAGATTTAAAATCAAACTCCCTGTCAATTTCCGATTTTGAATCATGGACTGGTTTTGATATGATTTTCGATTTTTACCGTTTAAAAAATGCCGGTGAATTGGCTGTTTCACAAATTGGAAAAAAGAGATTAAAGCAATATGAATTGGTTTGCATCCAATTGAAAAAATCAAATAATCCCAAACTCGTTTTATGGGCCGAAATATTCTTGAAAACCATGAATGGAGAGCCTTCTGATCATTTTAAAATTGATTTAGAAAACAACAAAATTGATAATTTATCTGTTAAATAA
- a CDS encoding DUF4861 family protein has protein sequence MRLSVIITLLFCCICFGQNNTDTSLYMKSDKITYLTDIGSETGDLYKTIGHHGPAVENEWMALRIYFSDKVAIDVYSKAKPGLELRKANWYPTPQQQKEGWGADYYKVASTVGLGGVKLWDGEKVVPLNPVTNRLARVGKTDTTSWMEMISRGVPYKGKKVDILVRVTVFSGKREAKVEAVSLSGEKVQFATGINYFKDFGTKKGTNYIAVWGKHPEDVAAEIVEIGAAIMYNPKDYEKSTDDGTQYLLISKPTKNLQTTIISSSARETELNTLDKLEAYIKK, from the coding sequence ATGAGATTATCAGTCATCATCACTTTACTTTTTTGCTGCATTTGTTTTGGACAGAATAATACAGACACCAGTTTGTATATGAAGTCTGATAAAATTACTTATTTGACAGATATTGGCTCAGAAACAGGAGATTTATATAAAACCATTGGACATCACGGTCCAGCTGTTGAAAATGAATGGATGGCTTTGAGAATTTATTTTAGCGATAAAGTAGCAATTGATGTTTATTCTAAAGCTAAACCAGGTTTAGAGTTAAGAAAAGCAAATTGGTACCCAACACCGCAGCAGCAAAAAGAAGGATGGGGAGCTGATTATTATAAAGTAGCATCAACTGTTGGTTTGGGAGGTGTAAAACTTTGGGACGGCGAAAAAGTTGTGCCTTTAAATCCAGTAACAAATCGTTTAGCACGTGTAGGAAAAACAGATACTACTTCGTGGATGGAAATGATTTCTAGAGGGGTGCCATACAAAGGAAAAAAAGTAGACATCTTAGTTCGTGTTACAGTGTTTTCTGGTAAAAGAGAGGCTAAGGTTGAAGCAGTTTCTTTAAGCGGAGAAAAAGTGCAGTTTGCTACAGGAATTAATTATTTCAAAGATTTTGGAACTAAAAAAGGAACAAATTATATCGCAGTCTGGGGAAAGCATCCCGAAGATGTTGCCGCTGAAATCGTAGAGATTGGAGCAGCAATTATGTATAATCCAAAAGATTATGAAAAAAGTACAGATGACGGAACTCAATATTTATTGATCTCAAAACCTACGAAAAATTTACAAACAACAATTATTTCTTCAAGTGCAAGAGAAACAGAATTAAACACTTTAGATAAATTGGAAGCTTACATTAAAAAATAA
- a CDS encoding GH92 family glycosyl hydrolase → MKIISKFIFFLGISIFSASTAKAQQTVHQYVDPMIGSEGVGRVFIGPSCPYGMVKPSPDCTSSPNSGWLPMPKEVTGFSQVHVSGTGGGPKYGNIQIMPFSGALDKMDQTSFRTEENVKLGYYETVFKENKIKTEITTGEKVSFYRITYPKNISKELKIDPGFFLGEEKIPDAREAQQFVGSQIEIVSDTEVRGYSRIRGGWNNGRAYTVYFWAVFDQPIAKYVTFKDGKFYNNQKEQFDSGKKTGALISFGNTGKEELNVKIGISFLSELKAKNNIEVEIAHWNFNTVLAELENKWETLLNRIKLSEDTSDAYKKMFYTGLYHTMIMPVDRTGENPLWTNDEPYYDDFYTIWDTFRTSSPLITLIDSKRKVEIINAMLNIYKREGYLPEGRSGNDNGRTQGGSNAEVVIADAFVKNLKGIDYEMALQAMIKDATVPPGGNEEKEGRGGLLDYLKLGYVPYGTDRAGNRTIDYAYNDYNIAIVAKGLGKIDLYNQYMKQADSWQNLWRSDYENNGAKGFIMPKDKDGKWLDDVVFGESKIQKPTFKYTPVIIESPWYVCHWCVFFYEGNSWEYSFSIPHDVPELVRKSGGEKAFEERLNTFFNSDLYNVANEPSFLTPCLYHWIGKPYRSSDRIRTIIKNNFNTSREGLPGNDDSGAMSSWLAFHMMGLYPNAGQPYYLINTPLIKETTIQLENGKKFKISAKKMNDKSKYIKAAWLNGKPYNKAWILHDDINNGGELILEMDSKPSAWGTTVLPPAK, encoded by the coding sequence ATGAAAATAATATCCAAGTTTATCTTTTTTTTAGGAATATCAATTTTTAGCGCAAGTACGGCTAAAGCACAGCAAACAGTTCATCAATATGTAGATCCGATGATAGGATCAGAAGGAGTTGGGCGGGTTTTCATTGGTCCGTCTTGTCCATACGGAATGGTAAAGCCAAGTCCAGACTGTACCTCAAGTCCCAACAGCGGCTGGCTTCCAATGCCAAAAGAAGTTACAGGTTTTAGCCAGGTACACGTAAGCGGAACAGGCGGAGGCCCGAAATACGGAAATATTCAAATCATGCCATTTTCTGGAGCTTTAGATAAAATGGATCAAACATCCTTTAGAACAGAAGAAAATGTAAAACTAGGATATTACGAAACTGTTTTTAAAGAAAATAAAATCAAAACAGAAATAACCACTGGAGAAAAAGTATCTTTTTACCGTATTACTTATCCCAAAAACATTTCAAAAGAATTAAAAATTGATCCCGGATTTTTTCTGGGAGAAGAAAAGATTCCAGATGCCAGAGAAGCTCAGCAGTTTGTAGGTTCGCAGATTGAAATCGTTTCGGATACCGAAGTTCGAGGATACAGCAGAATAAGAGGCGGATGGAATAACGGACGCGCTTATACCGTTTATTTCTGGGCAGTTTTCGATCAGCCAATTGCAAAATATGTAACCTTTAAAGATGGGAAATTTTACAACAATCAAAAAGAGCAGTTTGATTCAGGAAAAAAAACTGGAGCTCTCATTTCTTTCGGAAACACAGGAAAAGAAGAACTAAATGTCAAAATAGGAATCTCATTTTTAAGTGAATTAAAGGCAAAAAATAATATTGAAGTAGAAATCGCACACTGGAATTTTAATACTGTTTTAGCTGAATTAGAAAATAAATGGGAAACATTATTAAACCGAATTAAATTATCGGAAGATACATCAGATGCTTATAAAAAAATGTTTTACACAGGTTTATATCATACCATGATTATGCCAGTTGACCGGACAGGAGAAAATCCGTTATGGACAAATGATGAACCATATTACGACGATTTTTATACAATTTGGGATACGTTTAGAACTTCGAGCCCTCTAATTACATTGATTGACAGCAAAAGAAAAGTTGAAATAATCAATGCGATGCTGAACATTTACAAACGCGAAGGATATCTGCCAGAAGGAAGAAGCGGAAACGACAACGGAAGAACTCAAGGAGGTTCTAACGCTGAGGTTGTTATAGCCGATGCTTTTGTCAAAAACTTAAAAGGAATAGATTACGAAATGGCGCTTCAGGCTATGATCAAAGACGCGACAGTACCGCCGGGAGGAAATGAAGAAAAAGAAGGAAGAGGCGGATTATTAGATTATCTAAAATTAGGTTACGTTCCCTACGGAACAGACCGCGCCGGAAACCGAACAATCGATTATGCATACAATGACTACAATATTGCTATTGTAGCTAAGGGATTAGGTAAAATAGATTTGTACAATCAATACATGAAACAAGCAGACAGCTGGCAGAATTTATGGCGTTCGGATTACGAAAATAATGGCGCCAAGGGTTTTATTATGCCAAAAGACAAAGATGGAAAATGGCTGGATGATGTTGTTTTTGGAGAATCAAAAATTCAGAAACCTACTTTCAAATATACGCCAGTAATTATCGAATCTCCTTGGTATGTCTGTCATTGGTGTGTGTTTTTCTACGAAGGAAATTCATGGGAATATTCATTTAGCATTCCGCACGATGTTCCAGAACTGGTTCGTAAATCTGGAGGAGAAAAAGCTTTTGAAGAAAGATTGAATACCTTTTTTAACTCAGATTTATATAATGTTGCCAACGAGCCGTCATTCTTAACACCATGTCTATATCACTGGATCGGGAAACCGTATAGGAGCAGTGACAGAATCAGGACGATTATCAAAAATAATTTCAATACCTCAAGAGAAGGTCTGCCTGGCAATGATGATTCTGGGGCAATGTCTTCCTGGCTAGCTTTCCACATGATGGGATTGTATCCAAATGCAGGACAGCCTTACTATCTTATTAATACACCTTTGATAAAAGAAACAACGATACAATTGGAGAATGGTAAAAAGTTTAAAATCTCAGCTAAAAAAATGAACGATAAAAGCAAATACATAAAAGCTGCTTGGTTAAACGGAAAACCGTACAATAAAGCGTGGATTTTACACGATGATATAAATAATGGAGGAGAATTAATTTTAGAAATGGATTCAAAACCTTCCGCATGGGGAACAACAGTTTTACCGCCAGCAAAATAA